The Fusarium falciforme chromosome 8, complete sequence region aGCTTCCATATGCGCATCTATTTCCTCCAAAGTCAAACTGTGAGAAGTGCCTGAGCATGAacagccatcaccaccaggaCATTGACGGCTGTTGTAGTTGCAGATATCTCTAATGAGACCAAGGCAAGTTTCGACGCCCATGTTATTCTCTCCAAGCCAAATGTGTACAGTCGAGGCAAGCGAGTAGATGGAGCTCATGAGTGTGACTTGTTGAGCTCTCTCTTCGAGATCGTCTTGGTTGATACAGACAGCATCGATCCAGATTGTCAAAGTCTCTTCCTTTTTCCTCAAGCGCCGAAGGGCTTCTGCGGCTGATCTACCAACACTGAATCGTTGGAGAGCCTCATTAACCTTGACGTCGTCTTTGTTTGGCGCCAGGAAAATATCGATGCGGTCTGTGACGTCTCCCCAACAATATGACAGCGCATCAAAGCTGAGAGAACTATTCTCGGCATCTTTAAGGCTGGCTTGACCGAAATATGCCTTGATAGGGTCGTCGAATTCTCCTGGTTCGACATGAAGAAGTCGAATTTCTTGGTCGTTGACGCTCAACACGGTGTTGTAATGCTCCGTGTTGGAAAACAAGTGTAGTTCATCGAGCTCTTCGTAGATGGTCTTGGTTTCATATTCGATCTTGATCCGGCATTCCTTGACGATATTCACCCAAGCCGTGTAGATGGCTCTAGGAATGAGTTGAATGACATCTCCAGGGCGTAGGGCTTCGATCCAGAGTCGACGACGGGGTCCATCATGGAGGTGCCATctggccttgagctcaaaAAACTCGTCATTCGCCAGCCGATTGTTAAAGACGGTGATAGTGCGTAGGTCTCCTCGACCCTCTGGACGCTTGACTGAGGCATCGAACCATGTGAATGATGGCTCTTCCTGCTTGCTCGCCCAACCTATCTAGGGATTAGCGATGAGCTAAAAGTACGATGCACACTAGCTTACCTTGATCATGCGATATCGCGGTAAAGTTGACTGCTACAACTTTCTTAGCATCCGCGGGAACTTGAACTTCGACATATGCCCTCTCGGGGCAGTGGTCATGGAcctggagaagctccttgTGCTCTGCAATACACTCTTTGATCGTAGCGCTCATTTTTGAAAGATAGCAAGATGTTGAGTGGTGTCATATTCTGCCATCTTGTTCCGATCTTGAGGTATTTAACCACCGTGATCAGTGAGGAAACCCATGAGCTATGGCCCCCTGTAATCAAATTCAGTCATAGGGCTACGCGAAATATGCACCGTCGGCCTTCGGACTTGGATTCCACCAGTAAGAGGCCACAAAAGAATTGAGGGTGCAATCGCAGGGCTGAGCCAGCGGCGCAGCAATGGGATGTCTGTGGGCCAAGGGTCCCAAATTTAGAGCCAAGATGTGGACTAACGCCCTATCTGTCGACATGGATGCCTGCTCAGTGTCATTCAAGGTCAATATGCGCCGCTGGGTTGCGTAAACCGACCAATACGGGCTGTGTTGTTGATGCATGTGGTGGTTTGAGTCAGACGAAAGATATCCCGAAAGACTTGGATTGCTGACCAGAAAGAACAAGTCTTTTCCCACTTTGGAGGGTTGAAAATTCGAGCCTTTCGAAATTATTACTGCCAACAGATTTTATAAAACAAGCAACCAACAGGCGTTCAGGCAATAATTCTTGATAGCTAAGAAGCGCTAGTCTCACAGGGTTCCAGGTTACAAATACACTCGACACTCAACGCATAGAGCTTCAAAATTGTGAGCAGATAATGCCTCAATATTCAGGTTCTTGAAACCACTGAttgccctctcctctcctccttacCTCGATTAAAGTGAACCGCCTTTttcttccccttctctctcttcttcttacATTCGCCGCAGAGGCCTGGTTGCTGAGCATCCCTCATCTGGACCCTCATCTGGCACTGGCCGTAGCGGGACATGTTGCCAGCCTCCTCGCATGACTCCTGggtcatcttcctctgccgTTTGGAGTTGCAGTCGGGGCAGACTGTGAACATGATGGTCTTCCAGCACATGGTGGCTGCCTAACGGGTGGTGAAGGGGATGCTTTATAGGTTTCTTGGTTTCGTTCCGTCGCTAGCTCGTAGTTTCGTGGGATGAAGAAAAGGTCAAAGGGAATGCCGAAACGAAAGCAGAGACGGCCCTATATAGATGGAGCTAACAGTGAGTATTATACTACGTGACTCTGAGTCAAGGCTTGAGACCGGGCATTCTTGACGGCGGCGGACATTCAAGGGCGACTTGCAGCCCACCTCACTTGAACGGCGGCGACTCAGAGTCCAAAGTTTGTCGATATTGGAACTCATGATGAAATTTTACAACAGCTGATCAATGCGATCAGACTCGAAAAGTAGGGGCTCTGTGTATACATATCCTGGCTTGACCATGACAATGAAGTACAAGCTGCATACGCGTCATATTGCGATAGCCTCTGGCAACCTTCCCCTTAATAGAACTCTCTATGGGTATTCTCTCGGAAAAATAGCCCTGCTGGCTACGAGATCCTATTTTGTAGCAATGCCGACTGCGAATCATAGCCTTCTACGAGCATATAAGCAGAGGCCCAAgactttgaggaggaggagattctTTCTTCTGAACTACAATATCCTGGTCAAGACCGAAGCTCCTCTCTGGTTTACAACACACACGACGAGATGTCCATCTAACCAGAATCCAACCTTAAACAGGCCAGTGTCGCAAATAGAAGGTTACCATTAACATGTGCAAGACGGTCATCTACAAGTGGCTCTGCCTCCGCTGCGACTGGCGATACCGCCATGAGGTCAGCCAACTCGTCTGCTCCGAAATCACCAATGGAGGAGGGCTGTTGGCACATGGTGCTTGTGGGATTGACGAGTTGGTCGAAGTCACCAAGAGAAAGGGACTATGCGGCCCATGCACCAACAGGCGTAAGAGGAAGCACAAGAGATACTAGAAACAGGGTAAACACGGCAATTGAGAAGGCTCCCTTTGGGAGAGTCACCAAATTCGCAAAAGCATGGTGTAGTTTAGGAGCAGTATGCAATATGTTTCGTAGGTATTGAAATTGATATCTTGGCAAGAATTCCCTGGGCTGTCTTCAGGGTAAACTACTACCTATCTGCCGCACGCGAAGACATGTGATCCTCCTATTTTCCCAATCCATGCTCTCTCCGCGTTAGGTCTATACTACACACGATCACTATCAGCTTCGTCATGTCATGCCGCGCTTTTCGGGTGTCGTTGACACGAACCTATATCACGAGGAGCATAATGGAATAATAACTGACCAAATCGTCCGATGGGCTCCAGGAAGTCTCTGTGCTCAGTGCTACAGAGTTAATGCGAGTGAATCCGTAAAATCAGCGACTGGCATGACTATGAACAAGCTCCTTCAGGCTAAATGGTACTCCCCCAGACTCTCCGCATTCCCCTCAATCTTAACCCACGATCCTGGGGCATCCAGAATAAAGTTGCATGATATGAATCCACAATCTCCAGTTTAGCCTTTCGGTAAGCGGGAGAGTAGCTCGCGAGCTCTGAGTCACAGGGGGTGGCTGTCGTACAATTGGGTCACTTGGTCAGAGTATCCGACCTGCATCAAAGCCGTTTGTCGGCGAGCGGTGGAATTAATCACGAAATTATTTCCTCTGCTGCTCGTAAGAGGCGGTAGACGGGATATGATCAACGTTGACATACTGGCGCTGCCGAGAGAGGGGGCGTCATGGGTAGTTAGCCCCGTTGGATTCTCGCGTTCACGTGTGGCATGCCTCTCAGCCTCACCTGCTTCTCACCTTTACTTGAGCTATATCAGATCACCTGCCGGTAGCGTAATATACCTGCAACATCCGATGGTCCTCATGGACTCCGACGTTTCCCATTCTTCAACCCTGTACGTCTTCCGTGTAGGGACCCAACATAGCGACCTACTCACACAGATTGCAGAATCATGACTGCTTGCTACCGTGCGGTACAGCAATGAGCGCGACCTTTGAGGTTGACTTAATGCGGAAATTCAACAATCTCCTCGCAGGCGAAGCTCTCTGCCGCCACATTGCAGTCATCCTCTCTCCTGTTATCTCTCTCCAGCAAtccctccttctcggccgaggcTTTGAAGCATTTTGTGAGGTCCCCATCATGAGCAGCTCGACGGGTGCCTCGTACATCAACGGCATATAAGAGAAGAGCATCTCTTCGTGTCTCAACCACTACCTCGCCCATGATAACACGTACATCGCGACAGAAGATAACGGCGTCATGTTGGAGCGGACTTTGAGTGAGATACATGTCCTACCTTTCTAGGTCGTTATTGGCGTCAACGGCGTCCACGTCAGTAAGAGTCCCGAGATTCTCATCGACATACTACGCAGGGACTGAATCTGGGGCGGGCTCGTCCTGCTCAGGTCACCCAGAGATCAACCTCTGCATATCACCACATGAGCATTCCTGTTGAGGTACAAAACGCGAGTAAACTCAAGGGCGTCGAAATGGTGCAAATATACGTGACCTACCCAGAGACCAAGAGGAAAAGACCCAAGAAGGAGCTTAAAGCATTTGCAAAGGTTAGCCTAGATCCAGGCAAGAAACACAAGTGAAGCTGCAGCTAGACGGGTGCACTCTGCCGTAATGATCCCATGAGCGCAATCAGTAGGTTACCGAGGCGGACGAGTTTATCATCGTTGTGTCCAGGAGTGCGAATCCCAGAAGGGGAGTCGTGAGGGCTTCACTTAATCTGGCGAAACCGTTTTTCTGGTTGGTAGTGCAGAGTAGTTAATTGAGTCACTCTTGATGATCACTCACTCAAGCTTTCATATTCAGGGTCGAATGTTAGAGAAAATCCGTTCTTACCCATGACTCGTATTCTCTactccttcttcaccaatgacatcgccatcatccttCCGAAGGAGCCATTCCCCGACGAACCATGCCAGAGGGGCGCCTCTTCTCACCCTCAGCTCCTCCGATTCCAGGGTAACAAGCCAATGACAACATTTACGCATCCAATCCGCAAAACTAGAGTATTAGCGGATACGCTAGTCCCCGCTAGGACATCCCTGTCCTGGCCAACAGCCTCCTCATGCAACAGGACCACGGGCTCCCCTGGACGTCATGTTTGTGTTTTCACATCAGACATGCGTCTCTCagcctctctcctcccttcATCTCCCCTTGTTCAATGCCGAGTCTTCCGATGGAAGTTGCATGACAAGTGGGAGTTCCCCGCCAGTCCGActtgcaccaccaccaagcctTTCTCTTACACGCCTCGTCCATCAAATCCGAGCCGATACGAGATGCGTAAATCCCACAAAAAGTCCCGTCTGGGCTGTCAAACAtgcaagaagagaaagataaAGGCGAGTAGTACCCATCACTTGTTGACAGGCACCTTGCTGATTTGCCGGGTCCTCTAGTGCGATGAAATCAAGCCCGAGTGCGGAAACTGCCTTCGATTTGGCGTCTGCTGCGACTTTTCCCCCATCCCTTCACATATCCTTCGTCCCACTCCTGCCACGAGCTCTGGTCCAGGCCGCCGTGGCCGTCCTCGATCCGACTGGGCCTCGTGGACTGAACAAATCCGACTCTCCTCGAACGCCTCGATCCCAGGGGGTCTTCAAGGCGCCCATGGATGCCTCAATGTTACAGACCTCGAGCTTTTCCACAACTACATGACCACCACGGCCAATACTCTACATGAGGGTAACCATCGCGAGCGCGGCCTCTGGTGCGAAGGAGTACCCCAACTAGGCTTTCAGCATCCTTGTGTGCTGGCCTTTCTGCTCTCTCTGTCTTCGTACCACATGGCTAGACTAAAGCCACCTGAGGCGCGTAAGTACCTTGATCTTGCAGAACAGCACTTGGGAATGGCTCTACAGACAGCAACTATACTTCTCGGCCACGTCAATCACGAGAACGGCCCCGCCGCCTACATAATATCCATCCTCATCTGCTTCATCGGATTCGCCAAAGGTCCAAGCCCGGGTAACTTGCTACTCATATCAGAAGACCAACAAGTTCCGTACTTGAACCTGCTACGGGGCGTCCGACTGGTAATATCCAGCGTGGGGTGGAATTCGATATTCTCAGGTGTTCTCGCCGAATACTACCCCAAGCCCAGCGTGGAAAGAGAAGCATTTCCCCTCGACCCCACGCTTTTGGAGCCAGGTGTCGAAGACTGGAGGGCCTCGCTAAACGACGTTCTAGACCTGATCACCGTCTTCACGGGGGACGGTATTGCAGAGGCATATAGGCACGAGGTGAAAGTTCTCACGGGCTGCTGCGAGAAAACATTTGGCAAAGGACAGAATGCGAGTTTAGGCGTGGTGGGCAAGTTGGAGGTGGTCATGGTGTGGATATACCAGGTCGGTGATGTCTATGTTGAGGGTCTAACCAGAAAAGACCCTATAGCTATGTTGATACTAGGTCACTTTTGCGTGCTGCTGCGCACGGTAGAGAGATACTGGTTCACCCAAGGATGGGCGTCTCATATCATGAACGAGGTACTGGCCATCTCAGAGAGGAGCCGCAAGTGGCTGACCTGGCCTCTGGCTTATCTCTCCGGGCAAAGCACTTTGCTTAACATGTCAGAGATTTAATGGAATAATTCGACTTCCCCCTTCCCTCCGTGGATGCAGCGTAGGACTGAATGCCTACATCTGCTCTTGCCTTTCTTTTCGGATTAAAGCACGTACTTAAATAAACTTCCAGTGTCTTGAGTGTATTCAATCAATGCGCTGGCGACCCAAGAGACCGGGAAGCCTTTCTGTTACTCGAGCTTTTAATTTCTGGCAAGGGTAGTTGAAGCATGTAGTGAATTCTAGAGCTGAGTACTACACTACCCAGTTGCTTAACACCTTGTTCAGTCCCTCTCGATAAACACAACTCTTGAAAGAAAAGCTCTGTGccaactcctccagctcctgctCACTCTTGCCCCTAAACAACTCCGCAAACTCTCCACATAGAGAAGACGCCAAGAAAGTGTGAAAGATGTTCCGAATGACATGAGTTCTGGTGTTCCAGTTGGAAGGGTACGTCTTGGTCGCCGAAGGCGAAACCTTGTCGATCCACGCAACCAGTGGATCGATGAGGCTATCGACTTCCTCTGACGGAAAGCAAGTCATACTATCCACTTGCAGATGCTTCTTTCGTTCCATGAACGACTTGGTGAGCTTGCCCCAGGAAGACTCTGGCGAAGTATGGACCATGTCCATGATTCCAGAGCCCTTGTAGGTCCAAATCGCCCACGAGATACGAGCTTCTTCGTAGACGCGAAGTTGCTCGCCCAAGAGTTGATACCGCTCCTGGTTCTTCTCATCCGCCCCAGGTCCCTCAGTTTCGTACACGGCGCCAAACTCTCCATTCCAGATGGGAACGTTGTGCGAGCGGTGGAACTCGATCTTTCTCGAGAACTGTTGTTTCAGCTTGGCCTTTTGCTCAGCAGTTCCCTTGTATCGGGGTCCAGAGGGAAACCCCATCATGCTGTAGTCGTGAACGGCGTAGATCGAGTTTGGGAGGATATCCTTGAACCCCTTCCACTCCATGGCGTACGTATTTCCATCGAGGAAGAGAATGTGGTTCGGGTCGATGGCTCTAATGGCCCTTTCCAGTCTGCCATAGAACTCTGCCACTCGAGTCTGTTCAGGATCGGCTGGTTCGTTCAACAGGTTGAATCCAGCAACCCAGGGATTGTTCTTATACCGTCGCGCCAAGGCTTCCCATAGCCATACCGTCCTATCTTGGTGGTCTTTGAAGTCCCAGAAGGCAGCATAGGAGGTATGGTTGTCCGAATGCCAGTCCTGATTCTGGCACCCAGGCACGGCATGCATATCGAGAATGGTATAAATGCCATGCGAAGTGCAGAGGTCAATGACCCGGTCAAGGTGCTTGaatccctcctccttcaactGTCGTGGGTTCATGTCATCCTCAAAGTGTTTATACGAGAACGGGAGACGGAGCGAGTTCAATCCGAAACTTTGGAGGAACTTTGCATCGTCCTCGGTGAAGAAGTGGTAGAGGAAGCGGTCGAAGAAGAAGTCGTACTTCTCCTTGCCCATGACCTCCAGCATCGCAGCTCGAGTGAAGGATTCGGTGCCTGGATAGCCCGTCAGAAAGTTTTCCATGCTAAAAGGTAACACACAGTTAGTTCATCGATGCCCTAGCCATGCAATACCTGGAATAATTGGCTAGCAAGGGTCACCTACTTGAGCCATCCTCCCAGTGAGGTTCCTCGCAAGACGACTGCATTGCCATCTTGGTCAACAATCTCGTTGTCCCTGACTTTGAGATATCCTGAAGACATGGTTTTTCTGATAGTGGCGCTATTGTGTTGCTTGGAACTGAGAAGTTGAACGTGGAGTTGCGTAACAGTACCTACAATCTCCAAGCTTTTAGCACCGAGGTCTAAGTACACACAACACGAGAGCACCAACAGAGGGCTTTACGTGTCTTCTCGGACACTTTTCTCCCGAACCAGGAACATGGTAACGGCTAAAAGATGCTTAAATCATTCTGCGGGGTCTTGCATCGTGTGATGGCGGTCCAAGAGAGCCACAGCAGTGTGATCCATGAGCGTGGAGAGTCAACGCCGAGCACCCATTCTGCTTTTACCCGGGGCTATTGGAGTAAGTTAGCCGGTAAGGCGGTAATAGGTTTTCTGGGACATGTTCAGCTGATAACTTCGATGTTTCTCGTGCCATTCTTCCCCGAGCAGCGGAGCTAGTCCGAGGTTGTGGCACGGGGACCAACAACAGCTGACTCGGGCTCGCGGGGAAGCGGGTTCATCGGCTCCATATGGGGCAGCTTTAGGCACTGTCTAATAAAGGCGGTTATCAGAGAGGGAGGCCTCTTTCTACTCTAATCTTGGGAGAGTTGTGGTCATACTGAGGCACCAATAGGTCAGGGAGTTCCAGTTTTATAATGATTTCCTACTCCTTCCATGACTACATGAACTCCAACTTCACAAGAAACACCGGCTGGCTCGACTCGTGAGATCTCTAGCATAATGCGTTTTTGCTATTCCCGACTGCTGGGGCTGGCCTCGGACCCTATGCGTAAAACCATGCCGGTTAGGGGGAAGCGTGTAAGCAACCAATCGGATAGAATACGGAAACCCGGCCAAGGCAGCTAAACTAAATCCTCATCTCACCCCCAACGCCCTCGACCTCCACATGGGGAAGTCCTTTCCCCCTCTCTATGGGGCATCCCCTTCCCCCGTCGCCCATACACACGGGGTACCGGGGACCCCATACCCCAGGTTCTCTTCCCCGGAGCTAGCGTCCTTAGTAGCCTGAACTTAGGCCGTCAGATGGTTCCATCAAAGAGGGAATCGACGAATGTTTCCTTAGCACCGCTCATCATTCTCCCGAGGGCCTTGTTGGAGACGAGAGTGGCGTACCCAACTGATGGGCGACCGGTGGGCTCTGGTTTGTCAATGAGAGGCCAACAACACTGTTTCGGTTGAACAAGCACCGAAAGACTCCCTTGGTTGGACAGTCTCAGGGCAGGAGCCCATGTCCTTGTGCTTGAAGCGTCGTGACTTGACCGGGGCGCTGAGCCATGACTGTAAGTTCCGTAATTGCGGAACGTAGAGTACCCAGAGGGGCAAAGACTGGTTCACAGTCTAGACCTGCTCCGTGGCAAGCTATCGATACCAACCTTCAAGAGACTAATGCAGCCCATGTCGTCGACGCGACTACCCATTGCCAGGAAGTGGAGAAACACAAACTTTCAACCATGGCAAGGCTAACACCCT contains the following coding sequences:
- a CDS encoding Zn(2)-C6 fungal-type domain-containing protein, whose amino-acid sequence is MTSPSSFRRSHSPTNHARGAPLLTLSSSDSRCDEIKPECGNCLRFGVCCDFSPIPSHILRPTPATSSGPGRRGRPRSDWASWTEQIRLSSNASIPGGLQGAHGCLNVTDLELFHNYMTTTANTLHEGNHRERGLWCEGVPQLGFQHPCVLAFLLSLSSYHMARLKPPEARKYLDLAEQHLGMALQTATILLGHVNHENGPAAYIISILICFIGFAKGPSPGNLLLISEDQQVPYLNLLRGVRLVISSVGWNSIFSGVLAEYYPKPSVEREAFPLDPTLLEPGVEDWRASLNDVLDLITVFTGDGIAEAYRHEVKVLTGCCEKTFGKGQNASLGVVGKLEVVMVWIYQVGDVYVEGLTRKDPIAMLILGHFCVLLRTVERYWFTQGWASHIMNEVLAISERSRKWLTWPLAYLSGQSTLLNMSEI
- a CDS encoding Cellulase domain-containing protein gives rise to the protein MSSGYLKVRDNEIVDQDGNAVVLRGTSLGGWLNMENFLTGYPGTESFTRAAMLEVMGKEKYDFFFDRFLYHFFTEDDAKFLQSFGLNSLRLPFSYKHFEDDMNPRQLKEEGFKHLDRVIDLCTSHGIYTILDMHAVPGCQNQDWHSDNHTSYAAFWDFKDHQDRTVWLWEALARRYKNNPWVAGFNLLNEPADPEQTRVAEFYGRLERAIRAIDPNHILFLDGNTYAMEWKGFKDILPNSIYAVHDYSMMGFPSGPRYKGTAEQKAKLKQQFSRKIEFHRSHNVPIWNGEFGAVYETEGPGADEKNQERYQLLGEQLRVYEEARISWAIWTYKGSGIMDMVHTSPESSWGKLTKSFMERKKHLQVDSMTCFPSEEVDSLIDPLVAWIDKVSPSATKTYPSNWNTRTHVIRNIFHTFLASSLCGEFAELFRGKSEQELEELAQSFSFKSCVYREGLNKVLSNWVV